A single region of the Aurantiacibacter sp. MUD11 genome encodes:
- a CDS encoding sodium-dependent transporter: MALTQSGSARDGWSSRTAFILAAIGSAVGLGNLVRFPAEAGANGGGAFVLFYIGCVILIGLPVLLSETLIGRHGQAAAPESYRRMAEQSGASTAWEGVASLGVLSAFLILSFYCVLGGWVLYYIGTFFFDIFNTGISGGAFAGVSVEEVEGIFPAMISNGLVTSILTAVFLGITMLFVARGVSGGIEKVAVYLMPAFFALLVGITIYGMFGGAMSQTVEYLFTFEPEKLTGPVMLAAVGQAFFSLSLGVAGMVTYGAYVGRNVNLGVTSGIIATADTSVALLAGLCIFPIVFAAGLAPNGGLGLMFQTLPHAFQEIPGGSLIGFAFFIMVGFAALTSSVALLEVPTAWVIDRFRFTRVVSVIMVAFGATILGVLSALSTGVMSGFHPLGFLPLFEGMGVLDTLDTFTGKLTMPIGALLTSIFVGWIANKRLIDSENGLGGALHLFWRFLVCWLCPIALTAILIVGIFPSLTE, from the coding sequence ATGGCTTTAACCCAGTCGGGGTCTGCGCGGGACGGGTGGTCTTCGCGAACTGCATTCATACTCGCAGCGATCGGTTCGGCAGTTGGTCTCGGCAATCTCGTCCGCTTTCCGGCGGAAGCCGGTGCCAACGGCGGCGGCGCTTTCGTGCTGTTCTACATCGGGTGCGTGATCCTGATCGGCTTGCCGGTCCTGCTGTCCGAAACGCTGATCGGTCGGCATGGCCAGGCCGCGGCGCCTGAAAGCTATCGCCGCATGGCGGAACAGTCCGGCGCCTCTACCGCGTGGGAGGGCGTGGCCAGCCTCGGCGTGCTGTCGGCCTTCCTCATTCTCAGCTTCTACTGCGTGCTGGGGGGCTGGGTGCTCTATTACATCGGCACCTTCTTCTTCGACATCTTCAACACCGGCATTTCCGGCGGCGCGTTCGCCGGGGTGAGCGTGGAAGAGGTCGAGGGGATCTTCCCCGCGATGATTTCCAATGGCCTGGTGACCTCGATCCTCACGGCCGTGTTCCTCGGCATTACCATGCTGTTCGTGGCGCGCGGCGTTTCCGGCGGTATCGAAAAGGTCGCCGTCTACCTGATGCCGGCCTTCTTCGCCCTGCTGGTGGGCATCACCATCTATGGCATGTTCGGCGGCGCGATGTCGCAAACCGTGGAATACCTCTTCACTTTCGAGCCGGAGAAGCTGACCGGCCCGGTCATGCTGGCAGCCGTGGGGCAGGCGTTCTTCTCGCTGTCGCTGGGTGTCGCGGGCATGGTGACCTACGGCGCCTATGTCGGTCGCAACGTCAATCTTGGCGTGACTTCGGGCATCATTGCCACGGCGGATACCTCGGTCGCGCTGCTGGCCGGCCTGTGCATCTTCCCCATCGTGTTTGCTGCCGGCCTGGCGCCCAATGGCGGCCTCGGTCTGATGTTCCAGACCCTGCCGCACGCCTTCCAGGAAATTCCCGGCGGCTCGCTGATCGGCTTCGCCTTCTTCATCATGGTGGGCTTTGCCGCGCTGACCAGCTCGGTTGCCCTGCTGGAGGTGCCGACGGCCTGGGTGATCGACCGCTTCCGTTTCACGCGTGTCGTCTCGGTCATCATGGTTGCCTTCGGCGCCACGATCCTCGGCGTGCTCTCGGCGCTCTCGACCGGCGTGATGTCGGGCTTCCACCCGCTGGGCTTCCTGCCGCTGTTCGAAGGCATGGGCGTGCTCGACACGCTCGACACCTTCACCGGCAAGCTGACCATGCCCATCGGTGCGCTGCTGACCTCGATCTTTGTCGGCTGGATCGCCAACAAGCGGCTGATCGACAGCGAGAACGGGCTGGGCGGTGCGCTGCACCTGTTCTGGCGCTTCCTGGTCTGCTGGCTGTGCCCGATCGCGCTGACCGCGATCCTGATCGTGGGCATCTTCCCCAGCCTGACCGAGTAG
- a CDS encoding TerC family protein: MDIIALLSDPATWLALLTLIALEVVLGVDNLIFIAILSNKLPEHQQQRARRIGLALALVMRIGMLLLIGWLVTLQTPLFDLGIEGTPGPYGEPTFETAFSGRDLILLAGGLFLLWKATKEIHHSMEPEDDSGHLLDKTPGAASVAKASFGAVIAQIVAVDLVFSVDSILTAVGMTDIIPIMVTAVVITVGIMLVAADPLARFIEKNPTLVMLALAFLVMIGLVLIADGFGFHVPKGYIYAAMGFSVMVELLNMMQRNRREKLRATKAG; this comes from the coding sequence ATGGATATCATTGCCCTGCTTTCGGATCCGGCCACCTGGCTGGCCCTGCTCACCCTTATCGCGCTGGAGGTGGTGCTGGGGGTCGACAACCTCATCTTCATTGCCATCCTGTCGAACAAGCTGCCGGAACACCAACAGCAGCGCGCGCGGCGCATCGGGCTGGCTCTGGCACTGGTCATGCGGATCGGCATGCTGCTGCTGATTGGCTGGCTGGTAACCTTGCAGACGCCACTGTTCGACCTGGGGATCGAGGGCACGCCGGGACCCTATGGCGAACCGACCTTCGAAACGGCCTTTTCGGGACGCGACCTGATCCTCTTGGCCGGTGGGCTTTTCCTGTTGTGGAAGGCCACCAAGGAAATCCACCACTCGATGGAGCCGGAGGATGATTCCGGCCATCTGCTGGACAAGACACCGGGGGCCGCCAGCGTGGCAAAAGCCAGCTTCGGTGCGGTTATCGCCCAGATTGTGGCGGTCGACCTCGTCTTCTCCGTCGACTCCATCCTCACCGCCGTGGGCATGACCGATATCATTCCCATCATGGTCACCGCCGTCGTCATTACCGTCGGCATCATGCTGGTGGCAGCAGACCCGTTGGCACGCTTTATTGAGAAGAACCCGACGCTGGTGATGCTCGCGCTCGCCTTCCTGGTAATGATCGGGCTGGTACTGATTGCGGACGGTTTCGGATTCCACGTGCCCAAGGGTTACATCTACGCAGCCATGGGCTTCTCGGTGATGGTGGAACTGCTCAACATGATGCAGCGCAACCGCCGCGAGAAGCTGCGGGCAACCAAGGCTGGGTAA
- a CDS encoding UdgX family uracil-DNA binding protein (This protein belongs to the uracil DNA glycosylase superfamily, members of which act in excision repair of DNA. However, it belongs more specifically to UdgX branch, whose founding member was found to bind uracil in DNA (where it does not belong), without cleaving it, appears to promote DNA repair by a pathway involving RecA, rather than base excision.) encodes MSALSEKRLGTYYVVQLPEADDFAFWRERARLLVQCDVPPDCVAWVEPGGNGSLFSHGDRRLPVPEDPARPVRASKRFVTLAKNVALHSDPERFALLYDVLWRLQSNSRLLEDKADPQVRRLEDMDKAVRRDAHKMHAFVRFRMVEDAEGHEHYVAWFEPEHHILRREAGFFVRRFANMRWSILTPQGSLHWDGETLCEGPPAQKSDAPGGDPAEDLWRKYYASIFNPARLKIGAMLKEMPRKYWKNMPEAALIPELVAGAQKREAAMVDAGALEFEERPDTLAALDKAIHACRKCPIGDLDNRAVMGEGPEDAALMIVGEQPGEQEDLVGRPFVGPAGQVLDEGLAMAGIERSSAYVTNAVKHFKYVTRGKRRLHQSPTAKEIDVCRWWHEAERAIVKPKVVLALGASAARALLGRTVSISKARSAPIPLDDGSELWVTVHPSYLLRLDGEARAEQQRLFTADLAAVKERLAELEG; translated from the coding sequence ATGAGCGCGCTCAGCGAAAAGCGGCTTGGCACCTATTACGTCGTGCAGCTGCCGGAGGCGGACGATTTCGCCTTCTGGCGCGAGCGGGCACGCCTGCTGGTGCAGTGCGACGTGCCGCCAGATTGCGTCGCCTGGGTGGAGCCGGGCGGCAATGGCTCGCTGTTCAGCCATGGCGACCGCCGCCTGCCGGTGCCCGAAGATCCTGCGAGGCCGGTGCGCGCCAGCAAGCGCTTCGTCACGCTGGCGAAGAATGTCGCGCTGCATTCCGATCCGGAACGCTTCGCGCTGCTCTATGACGTGCTGTGGCGGCTGCAATCGAACTCGCGGCTGCTGGAGGACAAGGCCGATCCGCAGGTCCGCCGGCTGGAGGACATGGACAAGGCCGTGCGCCGCGACGCGCACAAGATGCACGCCTTCGTCCGCTTCCGCATGGTGGAGGATGCGGAAGGGCATGAACATTACGTCGCCTGGTTCGAGCCGGAGCATCACATCCTGCGGCGCGAGGCGGGCTTCTTCGTGCGCCGCTTCGCCAACATGCGCTGGTCCATCCTCACGCCGCAGGGCAGCCTGCACTGGGATGGCGAGACGCTGTGCGAAGGTCCGCCTGCGCAGAAGAGCGACGCGCCCGGCGGTGACCCGGCGGAGGACCTGTGGCGCAAGTATTATGCATCCATCTTCAACCCCGCGCGTTTGAAGATCGGCGCGATGTTGAAGGAGATGCCGCGCAAGTACTGGAAGAACATGCCCGAGGCCGCGCTCATCCCGGAGCTGGTGGCGGGCGCGCAGAAGCGGGAGGCGGCGATGGTGGATGCAGGGGCGCTGGAGTTCGAGGAACGGCCCGATACGCTGGCCGCCCTCGACAAGGCCATCCACGCCTGTCGCAAGTGCCCGATCGGCGACCTGGATAACCGGGCGGTGATGGGCGAGGGGCCGGAAGATGCCGCGCTGATGATCGTGGGTGAGCAGCCAGGCGAGCAGGAAGACCTTGTCGGACGTCCCTTCGTTGGCCCTGCCGGACAGGTGCTGGACGAAGGGCTGGCCATGGCGGGGATCGAGCGTTCCTCCGCCTATGTCACCAATGCGGTGAAGCACTTCAAATACGTGACGCGCGGCAAGCGGCGGCTGCACCAGTCGCCCACCGCCAAGGAAATCGACGTATGCCGCTGGTGGCACGAGGCCGAGCGCGCCATCGTCAAACCGAAGGTGGTGCTGGCGCTGGGTGCCTCGGCCGCGCGCGCCTTGCTGGGCAGGACGGTAAGCATATCGAAAGCGCGCAGCGCGCCGATCCCGCTCGACGATGGCAGCGAGCTATGGGTGACGGTGCACCCCTCCTACCTGCTGCGCCTCGACGGCGAAGCGCGCGCAGAACAGCAGCGCCTGTTCACGGCTGACCTGGCGGCGGTGAAGGAGCGGCTGGCCGAGCTGGAGGGGTGA
- a CDS encoding PilZ domain-containing protein, with the protein MKLFTRAKPDPFPERRTGPRTRVDCLATMLMPSGDRPGRLFDISTTGARFTTECPPAKGVSAILDWSMYEAYCMVVWSKPGMCGVEFDKPIPQKVIDDLVEAAPAGPRLVHSADDNAGEGPQPSAPPRRFVC; encoded by the coding sequence ATGAAGCTGTTCACACGCGCCAAGCCGGATCCGTTCCCCGAACGCCGGACCGGTCCGCGAACGCGTGTCGACTGCCTCGCCACCATGCTGATGCCCAGCGGCGACCGACCCGGCCGCCTGTTCGATATCTCCACCACCGGCGCCCGCTTCACTACCGAGTGCCCGCCCGCCAAGGGTGTCAGCGCCATCCTCGACTGGTCCATGTACGAGGCCTACTGCATGGTGGTGTGGAGCAAACCGGGCATGTGCGGCGTGGAGTTCGACAAGCCGATCCCGCAAAAGGTGATTGACGACCTGGTGGAAGCCGCCCCTGCCGGCCCGCGCCTGGTGCACTCGGCCGACGACAATGCGGGCGAAGGCCCCCAGCCCAGCGCCCCGCCCCGGCGCTTCGTCTGCTAG
- a CDS encoding pyridoxamine 5'-phosphate oxidase family protein, giving the protein MSTPDELKTGFWKALDDSPFLFLQLDSAPENAVPMTAQLDKDADSAIWFFTTKDHCLANGGPATATFAGKGHEMFARFSGTLREETSRERLDKQWSKVVEAWFPGGKDDPNLLMLRMDLGQAEIWNSDLGFIDNAKMLMGFDMREDAKEERAEMAL; this is encoded by the coding sequence ATGAGCACCCCCGACGAACTGAAAACCGGGTTCTGGAAGGCCCTCGACGACAGCCCCTTCCTGTTCCTGCAACTCGACAGCGCACCCGAAAATGCCGTGCCGATGACCGCACAGCTGGACAAGGACGCCGACAGCGCGATCTGGTTCTTCACCACGAAGGATCACTGCCTGGCCAATGGCGGTCCCGCCACCGCGACATTCGCCGGCAAGGGGCACGAGATGTTCGCCCGCTTTTCCGGCACCCTGCGCGAGGAAACCAGCCGCGAACGGCTCGACAAGCAGTGGAGCAAGGTGGTGGAGGCGTGGTTCCCCGGCGGCAAGGACGATCCCAACCTGCTGATGCTGCGCATGGACCTGGGCCAGGCCGAAATCTGGAACAGCGACCTCGGCTTCATCGACAACGCGAAGATGCTGATGGGCTTCGACATGCGCGAAGATGCCAAGGAAGAACGCGCCGAAATGGCGCTGTAA
- a CDS encoding putative DNA modification/repair radical SAM protein, producing the protein MRTYKEHMSSLDTIQKLEILADAAKYDASCASSGTAKRNSKGGKGVGSTEGMGICHAYAPDGRCISLLKILLTNHCIFDCHYCVNRKSSNVRRARFTPREVADLTLTFYKRNYIEGLFLSSGIIKSSNHTMEQLVEAARILREEHDFRGYIHLKTIPEADPELVYQAGLYADRVSINVELPTDAGLTRLAPDKDSRQIEGAMDGMKMAIRQAKDERKRFRHAPRFAPGGQSTQMIVGADAATDADIVGKASRLYDSFKLRRVYYSAFSPIPDASAVLPLKRPPLMREHRLYQSDWLMRFYGFAPQEVQQATEADGNLPLDIDPKLAWALKFRNSFPVDVNRAAKEQLLRVPGLGTRAVGKILASRRHRRLRLDDVAKLTVSITKVRPFIVTADWRPTLLTDRADLRTMLAPRQVQLELFAA; encoded by the coding sequence ATGAGAACATATAAGGAACACATGTCCTCCCTCGATACCATCCAGAAGCTGGAAATCCTTGCCGATGCAGCAAAATACGACGCTTCCTGCGCCTCGTCGGGAACGGCCAAACGCAACTCCAAAGGGGGGAAGGGGGTGGGTTCGACAGAGGGCATGGGCATCTGCCACGCCTATGCCCCGGATGGCCGTTGCATTTCGCTGCTGAAAATCCTGCTGACCAACCATTGCATCTTCGATTGCCACTATTGCGTCAATCGCAAGAGCAGCAACGTCCGCCGCGCCAGGTTCACTCCGCGCGAAGTCGCAGACCTCACGCTTACCTTCTACAAGCGCAATTACATTGAGGGGCTGTTCCTCTCTTCCGGCATCATCAAGAGCTCCAACCACACGATGGAGCAACTGGTGGAAGCCGCGCGGATCCTGCGCGAGGAGCACGACTTTCGCGGCTACATCCACCTGAAGACCATTCCGGAGGCGGATCCGGAGCTGGTGTACCAGGCAGGCCTCTATGCCGACCGTGTGTCCATCAATGTCGAACTGCCTACCGATGCCGGGCTGACGCGCCTCGCGCCGGACAAGGATTCGCGCCAGATCGAAGGGGCGATGGACGGCATGAAGATGGCGATCCGGCAAGCGAAGGACGAGCGCAAGCGCTTCCGCCACGCGCCGCGGTTCGCGCCGGGTGGCCAGTCGACGCAGATGATCGTCGGGGCTGATGCTGCGACCGATGCCGATATCGTGGGCAAGGCCAGTCGCCTCTACGACAGCTTCAAGCTCCGCCGCGTCTATTACAGCGCCTTCTCGCCCATTCCCGATGCCAGCGCCGTGCTGCCGCTGAAGCGTCCGCCGCTGATGCGCGAGCACCGGCTCTACCAGTCGGACTGGCTGATGCGGTTCTATGGTTTCGCGCCGCAAGAGGTGCAGCAGGCGACCGAGGCGGACGGCAACCTGCCGCTCGACATCGATCCCAAGCTGGCCTGGGCGCTGAAGTTCCGCAACAGCTTCCCGGTCGACGTCAACCGCGCCGCGAAAGAGCAATTGCTGCGTGTGCCGGGGCTGGGTACGCGCGCGGTCGGGAAGATCCTGGCGAGCCGCCGCCACCGCAGGCTGCGGCTGGACGACGTGGCCAAGTTGACCGTCTCCATCACCAAGGTGCGCCCCTTCATCGTCACCGCCGACTGGCGGCCCACGCTGCTGACCGACCGGGCGGACCTGCGCACGATGCTCGCCCCCAGGCAGGTGCAGCTGGAGCTGTTCGCGGCATGA
- a CDS encoding DUF6504 family protein: protein MSQNASPPSVSPLPRRIMAIWCADLALDRWRHSEGYQRGKGADAAPLALITETAHGPRIAAPNAAAQAQGVARGVMLADARTLCPALEVRPSDPAGDLAFLERLAVWAQRWGPWSALDPSDGLLVDVTAVAHLFGGEARLLADVAARCDARGLATRAAIAPTAGAAWALAHHAPSGTILAPDDDVAARLAQLPVAALRLDNDVLLVLRRLGLKRLGDLVGIEGGTAGRDKLQRRFRNRKSPSANPLVRMDQLLGRVPEPLLPVVPVTAPLVQRRLLEPIRHRPLLDKVVEDLAEDMARALEARGEGARRLQLGLWRVDGEVLLRELELAAATRDPAHICRLFADRLDDIDAGFGIEMLRLRASWAEPLGLAQADLDAAAEQHGTSLAACIDRLTTRLGREAVQRPVPHASHIPERAQRWQPPLEPQPASQGELAFHTRPLKLLDRAERIAVLYAAPEGYPRRFSWRGQVCEVARVEGPERIAPEWWRERGSTRLRDYYRIEDEQGRRYWIYRNGLPDDGRGGMPDWYLQGLFA from the coding sequence ATGAGCCAGAACGCCTCACCGCCCAGCGTGTCGCCACTCCCGCGCCGGATCATGGCGATCTGGTGCGCGGACCTGGCGCTCGATCGCTGGCGGCACTCTGAAGGCTACCAGCGCGGCAAGGGCGCGGACGCCGCGCCGCTGGCGCTGATTACCGAGACCGCGCACGGCCCCCGCATCGCCGCGCCCAATGCTGCCGCGCAGGCGCAGGGCGTGGCGCGCGGGGTGATGCTGGCCGATGCCCGCACGCTGTGCCCCGCGCTGGAGGTGCGTCCCAGCGATCCGGCGGGCGACCTTGCCTTCCTCGAACGGCTGGCCGTGTGGGCGCAGCGCTGGGGGCCGTGGAGCGCGCTCGACCCGTCTGACGGCCTGCTGGTGGACGTCACCGCCGTCGCTCACCTGTTCGGCGGGGAGGCACGGTTGCTGGCCGATGTCGCGGCGCGCTGCGATGCCCGCGGCCTTGCCACCCGCGCCGCCATCGCGCCCACCGCCGGGGCCGCCTGGGCGCTGGCGCACCATGCCCCCAGTGGCACCATCCTCGCGCCGGACGACGATGTCGCCGCCCGCCTGGCGCAGCTGCCGGTGGCCGCGCTGCGGCTCGACAACGACGTGCTGCTGGTGCTGCGGCGACTGGGGTTGAAACGGCTCGGCGACCTTGTCGGGATCGAGGGCGGCACCGCTGGTCGCGACAAGCTGCAGCGCCGGTTCCGCAACCGCAAGTCGCCGTCGGCCAACCCGCTCGTCCGCATGGACCAGTTGCTGGGCCGCGTGCCCGAGCCGTTGCTGCCGGTCGTCCCCGTCACCGCCCCGCTGGTGCAGCGCCGCCTGCTCGAGCCGATCCGCCACCGCCCGCTGCTGGACAAGGTGGTGGAGGACCTGGCCGAGGACATGGCCCGCGCACTGGAAGCGCGGGGGGAGGGGGCGCGCCGGCTGCAACTGGGCCTGTGGCGGGTCGATGGCGAAGTGCTGCTGCGCGAGCTGGAACTGGCCGCCGCCACCCGCGACCCGGCGCATATCTGCCGCCTGTTCGCGGACCGGCTCGACGATATCGATGCCGGCTTCGGGATCGAGATGCTGCGCCTACGCGCCAGTTGGGCAGAGCCACTGGGGCTGGCACAGGCCGATCTCGACGCGGCGGCGGAGCAGCACGGCACCAGCCTTGCCGCCTGTATCGACCGGCTCACCACACGGTTGGGCCGGGAAGCGGTGCAGCGCCCCGTTCCCCATGCCAGCCACATCCCCGAACGCGCGCAGCGCTGGCAGCCGCCGCTGGAGCCGCAGCCTGCCTCACAGGGAGAACTCGCCTTTCACACCCGACCGTTGAAGCTGCTCGATCGGGCAGAGCGCATAGCGGTGCTCTACGCCGCGCCCGAAGGCTATCCGCGCCGCTTCAGCTGGCGCGGGCAGGTGTGCGAGGTGGCGCGCGTCGAAGGTCCCGAACGCATTGCCCCCGAATGGTGGCGCGAACGCGGCAGCACCCGCCTGCGCGACTATTACCGCATCGAGGACGAGCAGGGGCGGCGTTACTGGATCTACCGCAACGGCCTGCCCGACGATGGCCGCGGCGGCATGCCCGACTGGTACCTGCAGGGACTGTTTGCCTGA